The following are encoded together in the Gemmatimonadales bacterium genome:
- a CDS encoding PASTA domain-containing protein, which yields MKRGPAERTTNPDGRLRWLSAFLLLGAAAMVGRAGYLQLARGGDYASIARSERTARRVVEAPRGVITDRAGTHLATSLERYRIDIAGVQVRYPDSLLRIYRQDIGRDVRRLETALRTKRDFYAHGPFTAMQIRRLRTMDGVYPRPIYRREYPSGPLARPLIGNLWADRNEGRTGLERFLDSLLAGVPGEAVLIKDAGGRTYESPGRVARPAVRGHEVTLTIDRELQEIAEGSLAAVFREANPRRGDIVFLDPRTGEVLAAAAREVDSLGAEVVSASFFGSSFEPGSTAKPFTAAALLALGRVTSTDEVSPEKGVWPVAGRSRPVRDDHPQKNPLTLARAIQVSSNIAMGKFSQRLTPAEHYEALRAFGFASPTGVEFPGEASGVVPRPERWRAGQEGISAAMGYAIQVTPIQLAAAYGALANDGRLMAPALIREIRDPDGKVIYRHQPLVVRQAVTPEVAATIRGYLALSAADSGTGSRAQVRGGVLGKTGTARLVRNGRYVDEHAASFAGIFPANDPQLVVVVRIERPRGGYYGGTVAAPLVGRMLRQALAARRTSLDRTRLADQGAGRQSVAARPSTADREPERRSWVPIPLPPVGREAAPAHEVPDVVGLSVRKATAALHRRGFQVRLEGGGVVQRTVPESGETMDAGKTVMIVAARPRAP from the coding sequence GTGAAACGCGGTCCCGCTGAGCGCACCACCAACCCCGATGGCCGGCTTCGCTGGCTCAGTGCGTTCCTGCTTCTGGGCGCTGCGGCCATGGTCGGACGCGCGGGCTATCTCCAGCTGGCCCGCGGGGGAGACTACGCCAGCATCGCGCGGTCGGAGCGGACGGCGCGGCGGGTGGTCGAGGCGCCCCGCGGCGTGATTACCGACCGGGCCGGCACCCACCTGGCCACCTCGCTCGAGCGCTATCGTATCGATATCGCCGGGGTCCAGGTCCGTTACCCCGATTCCCTGCTGCGGATCTATCGCCAGGACATCGGGCGCGATGTCAGGCGGCTGGAAACTGCCTTGCGTACAAAGCGTGACTTCTATGCCCACGGTCCCTTCACGGCCATGCAGATACGCCGGCTGCGCACCATGGATGGAGTCTATCCGCGGCCGATCTATCGGCGCGAGTATCCCTCGGGTCCGCTGGCCCGCCCGCTGATCGGCAATCTCTGGGCGGATCGGAATGAGGGGCGCACCGGTCTCGAGCGGTTCCTCGACTCACTGCTGGCCGGCGTCCCGGGCGAGGCGGTGCTGATCAAGGACGCCGGGGGAAGGACGTACGAGTCGCCGGGGCGGGTCGCCCGCCCGGCGGTGCGGGGTCACGAGGTGACGCTGACCATCGATCGCGAGCTGCAGGAAATCGCCGAGGGAAGCCTGGCGGCGGTGTTCCGCGAAGCCAACCCGCGCCGCGGCGACATCGTGTTTCTCGACCCCCGAACCGGCGAGGTCCTGGCGGCCGCGGCGCGCGAGGTCGATTCGCTCGGTGCGGAAGTGGTGAGCGCCTCGTTCTTCGGCAGTTCGTTCGAACCCGGATCGACGGCCAAGCCGTTCACGGCTGCCGCACTGCTGGCGCTGGGCCGGGTCACGAGCACCGACGAGGTGTCGCCGGAGAAGGGCGTCTGGCCGGTGGCCGGGCGGTCCCGACCGGTCCGGGACGATCATCCCCAGAAGAACCCCCTGACGCTGGCGCGGGCCATCCAGGTGTCCAGCAACATCGCCATGGGCAAGTTCTCGCAGCGGCTGACTCCAGCTGAGCACTACGAGGCGCTGCGTGCCTTTGGCTTTGCTTCGCCCACCGGGGTCGAGTTTCCGGGTGAAGCCTCCGGTGTGGTGCCTCGGCCCGAACGATGGAGGGCGGGGCAGGAGGGTATCAGCGCGGCGATGGGTTATGCCATTCAGGTCACCCCGATTCAGCTGGCGGCTGCGTATGGGGCGCTGGCCAACGACGGCCGCCTGATGGCGCCGGCGCTGATTCGGGAAATCCGAGATCCGGATGGCAAGGTGATCTATCGTCACCAGCCTCTCGTAGTCCGACAGGCGGTGACGCCCGAGGTGGCGGCCACGATCCGGGGTTACCTGGCGCTTTCGGCGGCCGATTCAGGCACCGGGAGCCGGGCCCAGGTCCGAGGTGGCGTGCTGGGCAAGACGGGAACGGCCCGTCTGGTGCGCAACGGTCGCTACGTCGATGAGCATGCCGCCTCGTTTGCCGGGATCTTCCCGGCCAACGATCCGCAGCTCGTCGTGGTGGTGCGGATCGAGCGGCCGAGGGGCGGGTACTACGGCGGAACGGTGGCGGCGCCTCTGGTGGGCCGGATGCTGCGGCAGGCGCTGGCGGCCCGGCGAACCTCGCTCGATCGAACCCGGCTGGCCGACCAGGGCGCCGGGCGCCAGTCGGTTGCTGCGCGCCCAAGCACCGCCGATCGGGAGCCGGAGCGACGCAGCTGGGTGCCGATTCCCCTTCCCCCGGTCGGTCGCGAGGCCGCACCGGCGCACGAGGTGCCCGATGTCGTGGGCCTCTCGGTCCGCAAGGCAACGGCTGCGCTGCATCGCCGCGGCTTCCAGGTCCGACTCGAAGGCGGCGGGGTGGTACAGCGGACCGTGCCGGAGTCGGGCGAAACCATGGACGCCGGGAAGACGGTCATGATCGTGGCCGCCCGGCCGCGGGCCCCATGA
- a CDS encoding UDP-N-acetylmuramoyl-tripeptide--D-alanyl-D-alanine ligase, translating into MRWDDRAVRTALGLPGGAEGPAYTAIVTDTRTLAPGALFVALAGERFDGHRFLDVARDAGAIAAVVRADTADVPGLILYRVEDTLRAYGWLARHRRRQLRGPVVGVTGTNGKTATKEMLAAALATRFRVHATRLNLNNLVGVPQTILEAPESIEALVVEAGANLPGEIARYREIIEPSVAVITNVAQGHLEGFGSVEGVRAEKLALAEGVPVVVIPSDDAELLAGARARAGRVVTAGLERGDVVPTSVTLDPAGRARMIVDGIELRVSQFGLHQARNALLVWAVAKELGLDLAAVASALGQVSLPGGRGELIQHGSLTVLNDSYNANPASFRAVIEVARAMRGNRKLVFVAGTMRELGPEASRWHADVAEALVALDPDLLAAVGEFGPALAPFAGRLGERLLTAPDALSMGEQLAPRLKGDELVVLKGSRGVTLERMLPALIARTAP; encoded by the coding sequence ATGCGCTGGGACGATCGGGCGGTACGCACGGCGCTCGGCCTCCCGGGCGGAGCGGAGGGGCCGGCCTACACCGCCATCGTGACCGATACGCGCACCCTGGCGCCAGGGGCGCTGTTCGTGGCACTCGCGGGCGAGCGGTTCGACGGTCACCGCTTTCTCGACGTCGCGCGCGATGCAGGGGCCATTGCCGCCGTGGTTCGGGCCGATACCGCGGACGTGCCCGGCCTGATCCTGTACCGGGTCGAGGACACCCTGCGAGCGTACGGGTGGCTGGCCCGGCATCGCCGCCGCCAGCTCCGCGGGCCGGTGGTGGGCGTGACCGGGACCAACGGCAAGACGGCCACGAAGGAGATGCTCGCGGCCGCGCTGGCGACCCGTTTTCGGGTCCACGCCACCCGGCTCAATCTCAACAACCTGGTGGGCGTGCCGCAGACGATTCTCGAGGCGCCCGAGAGTATCGAGGCGCTGGTGGTCGAGGCCGGGGCCAACCTGCCGGGTGAAATTGCGCGGTATCGCGAAATCATCGAGCCGAGCGTTGCGGTGATCACCAACGTGGCCCAGGGGCACCTCGAGGGGTTCGGGTCGGTCGAGGGAGTACGGGCCGAGAAGCTGGCCCTGGCCGAGGGAGTTCCGGTCGTCGTGATTCCCTCGGATGATGCCGAGCTGCTGGCGGGAGCCAGGGCGCGTGCCGGCCGGGTGGTGACGGCCGGTCTCGAGCGCGGTGATGTTGTGCCAACCTCCGTGACTCTCGACCCCGCAGGGCGAGCCCGGATGATCGTCGACGGCATCGAGCTCAGGGTCAGCCAGTTCGGGCTTCATCAGGCCAGGAACGCGCTCCTCGTCTGGGCGGTGGCGAAGGAGCTCGGCCTCGACCTCGCCGCCGTGGCATCGGCGCTTGGTCAGGTCAGCCTGCCTGGCGGGCGAGGCGAGCTGATCCAGCACGGCAGCCTCACCGTGCTTAACGACAGCTACAACGCCAATCCGGCGTCGTTTCGTGCCGTCATCGAGGTGGCGCGCGCTATGCGTGGCAACCGGAAGCTGGTCTTCGTGGCCGGTACCATGCGCGAACTGGGTCCCGAGGCGTCCCGCTGGCATGCGGACGTCGCTGAGGCATTGGTGGCGCTCGACCCCGATCTGCTTGCCGCCGTCGGAGAGTTCGGCCCGGCGCTGGCGCCGTTTGCCGGTCGTTTGGGGGAACGGTTGCTCACAGCGCCCGACGCCCTTAGCATGGGCGAGCAGCTCGCTCCCAGGTTGAAGGGCGATGAACTCGTCGTGCTCAAGGGGTCGCGCGGCGTCACGCTCGAACGAATGCTCCCGGCTCTCATCGCTCGCACTGCGCCCTAA
- a CDS encoding UDP-N-acetylmuramoyl-L-alanyl-D-glutamate--2,6-diaminopimelate ligase, whose translation MTGVRDTASLLAALAREDLLESAPKDCPSPSSLQIDSRGVTQGAWFLAVRGSQVDGHRFAPAAVAAGAAVAVVEAMVPDLPVPQVVVRDGRLAAIALARAWFGDPSRQLSLIGVTGTSGKTTTTLLTGHLLGDEGHAAGTIGTLGAYDGSGRPVPSTAGSLTTPGPVDLQATLAGMVAAGVRQLAVEASSHSLEQGRLDGLVFDGAIFTNLSREHLDYHVTMDRYREAKLRLLTLLGPGGVVAANRDDPAWEPLWGRPDAVTFGTSPAAMLQARDLVLLPLESRFRLTGRYGEADVTLPLPGEFNVSNALAAAACALGLGRPFDAVAARLADAPQVPGRMERLTDRPCVVIRDYAHKPDALERVLRTLRPITPGRLMVLFGCGGDRDRGKRPIMGQLAAELADLSIVTSDNPRTEDPDAIIDEIVAGFPSRDRLQRIADRREAIRWALDQAGPDDTLVLAGKGHETYQVIGTTSYPFDERAVVAELLEGR comes from the coding sequence ATGACCGGGGTCCGGGATACCGCCTCGCTGCTGGCGGCGCTGGCGCGGGAGGACCTGCTCGAGAGCGCGCCGAAGGATTGTCCGTCCCCGTCGTCGCTGCAGATCGACAGCCGTGGGGTGACCCAGGGAGCCTGGTTTCTTGCAGTTCGTGGCTCGCAGGTCGATGGGCATCGCTTTGCGCCGGCAGCCGTGGCTGCGGGCGCTGCGGTTGCCGTGGTCGAAGCCATGGTGCCCGACCTGCCGGTGCCGCAGGTCGTGGTTCGTGACGGTCGGCTTGCTGCGATTGCGCTGGCCCGCGCCTGGTTTGGCGATCCGTCCCGGCAACTCTCGCTGATCGGAGTCACCGGCACCAGCGGCAAGACCACGACGACGTTGCTGACGGGTCACCTGCTGGGCGACGAGGGCCACGCGGCCGGGACGATCGGTACGCTCGGTGCGTATGATGGATCCGGTCGGCCGGTTCCTTCGACGGCGGGGTCGCTGACCACACCGGGGCCGGTCGATCTGCAGGCCACCCTGGCCGGGATGGTCGCAGCCGGGGTTCGCCAGCTCGCGGTGGAAGCCTCCTCGCACAGCCTGGAGCAGGGACGGCTGGACGGTCTCGTCTTCGACGGCGCCATCTTCACGAACCTGAGCCGTGAGCATCTCGACTATCACGTCACCATGGACCGATATCGCGAGGCCAAGCTTCGCCTCCTCACCCTGTTGGGGCCGGGCGGGGTCGTGGCGGCCAATCGTGATGACCCGGCCTGGGAGCCGCTCTGGGGTCGCCCTGACGCGGTGACCTTCGGGACCTCGCCGGCCGCCATGCTGCAGGCGCGGGATCTCGTGCTGCTGCCGCTCGAGAGCCGCTTCCGGCTAACCGGTCGGTACGGTGAGGCGGACGTGACACTGCCGCTGCCGGGAGAGTTCAACGTCTCCAACGCGCTGGCCGCGGCGGCCTGCGCGCTTGGGCTCGGGCGGCCGTTCGATGCGGTCGCAGCCCGTCTCGCCGATGCACCGCAGGTGCCCGGGCGGATGGAGCGGCTGACCGACCGGCCTTGTGTCGTGATTCGCGACTATGCCCACAAGCCCGACGCGCTCGAGCGGGTTTTGCGAACCTTGCGACCGATCACGCCGGGCCGCTTGATGGTGCTGTTCGGCTGCGGCGGCGATCGTGACCGCGGCAAGCGCCCGATCATGGGCCAGCTGGCTGCGGAGCTGGCTGACCTGTCGATCGTCACGTCCGACAATCCCCGGACCGAGGACCCCGACGCGATCATCGACGAGATCGTGGCCGGCTTTCCGTCGCGGGACCGGCTGCAGCGGATCGCCGATCGACGTGAGGCGATTCGGTGGGCGCTCGATCAGGCGGGGCCCGATGACACTCTGGTGCTGGCCGGGAAGGGGCACGAGACCTACCAGGTCATCGGAACGACCTCGTACCCGTTCGACGAGCGAGCGGTCGTCGCCGAGTTGCTGGAGGGCCGCTAG
- a CDS encoding chemotaxis protein CheD, whose product MTTPRLVVRVGELLVTDAPAHLVAVALGSCVAIVLHDATTRIGGLAHALLPSQAMGRVTGQPGRYAQTAAPELLERMIARGARAPSITARLVGGASMFVSLTPPGSIQMGDRNVVAAREVLHRLGIRLVGEAVGGDFGRTADFDLASGRITITSYNRAGQVL is encoded by the coding sequence ATGACGACGCCACGCCTGGTGGTCCGGGTCGGGGAGCTGCTGGTGACCGACGCGCCGGCTCATCTGGTGGCGGTCGCGCTGGGCAGTTGCGTGGCGATCGTGCTGCACGACGCGACGACCCGGATCGGGGGGTTGGCGCATGCGCTGCTGCCGTCGCAGGCCATGGGGCGGGTGACCGGTCAGCCCGGTCGCTATGCGCAGACAGCGGCCCCCGAGCTGCTGGAACGGATGATCGCGCGGGGAGCGCGGGCGCCTTCGATCACTGCGCGCCTGGTGGGTGGCGCCAGCATGTTCGTCTCCCTGACCCCCCCCGGTTCGATTCAAATGGGCGATCGCAACGTGGTCGCGGCGCGCGAGGTGCTCCACCGCCTGGGTATTCGTCTGGTGGGTGAGGCCGTGGGCGGCGATTTCGGGCGCACGGCGGATTTCGACCTCGCGAGTGGCCGGATCACCATCACCTCCTACAATCGAGCGGGGCAGGTGCTGTGA
- a CDS encoding tetratricopeptide repeat protein — MAIKGSLKEASLPDVVQLLFFGRRTGCLALSDRQQFGSIYFEDGWITYATIVNRRDRIGDILLNTGAITREQLDQALALQHGARGRRLGEILVSLGAIAPEELKRVLRFQIDEAVYALFSWSTGTFTFDAGLRPEMEGELERINPENLLLEGARRIDEWSLIEKKVPSFDLIFALDRSLLANETLSFTEAQRRLLPLIDGVRDTREVIDASGLSDFEAGQALFGLITAGLAQRVGMSSKTTPSRLLEAQIEEHRNLGVAFLRSGMLEEAARELRRVIELRPSEGAAPFLLGVIAGKQGRWADAVDSFRQSLDRAGPRGQVMHNLAIALEEVGRLDQADAMFAEAAGRLPENRMVFVNWALLGLRRDDPAVAWARLERVRELDAATPPPLWYFAAVLALAMQEQLEPALALAREAVGAHPAHPVLRNNLAVLLEATGDVAAAETLLRETATDDPALPQLHKNLGDLLYRSGRYDEATQHYDRAAVLAPSLGDDLFFKLGNLAFRRRATVQAREYWAQAVRLNPGHQLARANLELLPVSG; from the coding sequence ATGGCTATCAAAGGGAGCCTCAAAGAGGCGAGCCTGCCGGACGTCGTCCAGCTGCTCTTCTTCGGTCGCCGGACCGGCTGCCTGGCGCTGAGCGACCGGCAGCAGTTCGGGTCGATCTACTTCGAAGACGGCTGGATCACCTATGCCACGATCGTCAACCGTCGGGATCGGATCGGCGACATCCTGCTCAACACCGGCGCCATCACACGCGAGCAGCTCGATCAGGCCTTGGCGCTGCAGCACGGTGCTCGCGGGCGCCGGCTCGGTGAGATTCTGGTCAGCCTGGGTGCGATAGCTCCGGAAGAACTGAAACGGGTGCTGCGGTTCCAGATCGATGAGGCGGTCTATGCGCTCTTTTCCTGGAGCACCGGGACCTTCACCTTCGATGCCGGCCTCCGTCCCGAGATGGAGGGTGAACTCGAGCGGATCAATCCGGAGAATCTGCTGCTCGAGGGCGCGCGTCGGATCGACGAGTGGAGCCTGATCGAAAAGAAGGTACCGAGCTTCGATCTCATTTTCGCGCTCGACCGTTCGCTCCTGGCCAATGAAACGTTGAGCTTTACCGAGGCGCAGCGGCGCCTGCTGCCGCTGATCGATGGGGTGCGCGACACCCGTGAAGTGATCGATGCCTCCGGGCTCTCGGACTTCGAGGCCGGACAGGCGCTGTTCGGACTGATTACCGCCGGCCTCGCGCAACGGGTCGGGATGTCCTCCAAGACAACCCCATCCCGGCTGCTCGAGGCACAGATCGAAGAACACCGCAATCTGGGGGTCGCATTCCTGCGCAGCGGCATGCTCGAAGAGGCGGCGCGCGAGCTGCGCCGGGTCATCGAGTTGCGGCCCTCCGAGGGCGCTGCGCCCTTCTTGCTCGGCGTGATTGCGGGGAAGCAGGGGCGCTGGGCTGACGCGGTCGACTCGTTCCGCCAGTCGCTCGATCGGGCGGGACCGCGCGGCCAGGTGATGCACAACCTGGCCATTGCGCTCGAAGAGGTGGGTCGGCTCGATCAGGCCGACGCGATGTTTGCCGAAGCTGCCGGCCGATTGCCGGAGAATCGCATGGTCTTCGTCAACTGGGCGCTCCTTGGCCTGCGGCGCGATGACCCGGCAGTGGCCTGGGCGCGGCTCGAACGGGTTCGCGAACTCGATGCGGCTACCCCACCGCCGCTCTGGTACTTTGCCGCGGTGCTCGCGCTTGCCATGCAGGAGCAGTTGGAGCCGGCGCTGGCGCTGGCGCGGGAAGCGGTCGGCGCTCATCCGGCGCACCCGGTGCTGCGGAACAACCTTGCGGTCCTGCTCGAAGCGACTGGCGACGTGGCGGCAGCCGAGACCTTGCTGCGGGAGACCGCCACCGATGACCCGGCCCTCCCTCAGCTGCACAAGAACCTTGGCGATCTGCTCTATCGCTCGGGCCGCTACGACGAGGCCACCCAGCATTACGACCGGGCCGCCGTGCTCGCGCCCTCGCTCGGTGACGATCTGTTCTTCAAACTCGGCAACCTGGCCTTTCGTCGGCGAGCCACCGTTCAGGCGCGTGAGTACTGGGCTCAGGCGGTTCGGCTCAACCCGGGCCACCAGCTGGCGCGCGCCAACCTCGAGCTGCTGCCGGTGTCCGGATGA
- the mraY gene encoding phospho-N-acetylmuramoyl-pentapeptide-transferase, producing the protein MLYHLLAPLGRDHILFNLFNYISFRAAGAVVTALLIAFVVGPWIIERLHRLKIGQVVRTGLLASHEAKRGTPTMGGLIILLATVVPTLLWAPLTNRFILVAVLATLWTGAIGFLDDYLKVVQGKSRGLVARWKLVGQCTFGIALGTYLWLEPVVSTATIPATATILPFLKYTVVIFAPLLYIGFVTFVVTGASNAVNMTDGLDGLAAGLTAIAAGAFAVFAYIFGRVDMTSYLGFYYLPGAGELTVFCAALMGGAIGFLWFNAHPARVFMGDTGSLAIGGAFGTVAILLRAEFLLLIIGGVFVAEQMSVILQIGVYKWFKRTRGREYADAHRVFRMAPLHHHFEKKGWPESQVVVRFWILGFFCALVAFATLKLR; encoded by the coding sequence ATGCTCTATCATCTGCTGGCCCCGCTGGGCCGCGATCACATCCTCTTCAACCTTTTCAACTACATCAGCTTCCGAGCCGCCGGTGCGGTGGTGACGGCGCTGTTGATCGCGTTCGTTGTCGGGCCCTGGATCATCGAGCGACTCCACCGGCTCAAGATCGGTCAGGTCGTCCGAACCGGCTTGCTCGCCAGCCACGAAGCGAAGCGCGGCACGCCGACCATGGGCGGGCTGATCATTCTCCTCGCGACCGTCGTGCCGACCTTGCTCTGGGCGCCCCTGACCAATCGGTTCATTCTGGTGGCCGTGCTGGCGACCTTGTGGACCGGGGCGATCGGGTTCCTCGACGACTATCTCAAAGTGGTGCAGGGTAAATCCCGCGGGCTGGTGGCGCGCTGGAAGCTGGTCGGTCAGTGTACCTTCGGGATTGCGCTTGGCACGTATCTCTGGCTCGAGCCCGTCGTCTCGACCGCGACCATCCCGGCCACCGCGACGATCCTTCCGTTCCTCAAGTACACGGTTGTGATCTTTGCGCCGCTGCTCTACATCGGGTTTGTCACCTTCGTCGTAACGGGCGCCAGCAATGCGGTCAACATGACCGATGGACTGGACGGACTTGCCGCCGGCTTGACCGCGATTGCGGCCGGCGCATTTGCGGTCTTCGCCTACATCTTCGGTCGGGTCGACATGACGTCGTATCTCGGCTTCTACTATCTCCCCGGAGCGGGGGAACTCACGGTCTTCTGCGCTGCGCTGATGGGCGGGGCCATCGGTTTCCTCTGGTTCAACGCCCACCCGGCCCGCGTCTTCATGGGCGATACCGGCAGCCTTGCGATCGGTGGCGCGTTCGGGACCGTGGCGATCCTGCTCCGGGCCGAGTTCCTGCTGCTGATCATCGGCGGGGTGTTCGTGGCGGAGCAGATGTCGGTGATACTGCAGATCGGCGTCTACAAGTGGTTCAAGCGGACTCGGGGGCGTGAGTACGCCGATGCGCATCGGGTCTTCCGGATGGCGCCGCTGCACCACCATTTCGAGAAGAAGGGATGGCCGGAGAGTCAGGTGGTCGTTCGGTTCTGGATCCTTGGGTTCTTCTGCGCGTTGGTGGCCTTTGCGACCCTCAAACTCCGCTGA
- the rsmH gene encoding 16S rRNA (cytosine(1402)-N(4))-methyltransferase RsmH produces the protein MPDYHAPVLLDALLERFPRVERMVDCTLGDGGHAGTFRDAGARVLGIDQDPVALERARARLGTERIEYWPGNAYDDATLERIEAFGPDLILIDLGVSSRQLDDDRLGFSYRPGVPLDMRMAGAGPTAADLLAEASEQELTRWLAEYGDEPKARRVAGTIVRRRGTAPLLTSDDLVNAIRSALGARSGPADFARIFQAVRIAVNDELAGLEAALPRLRDALVPGGALAAISYHSGEDRLVKHAFREWSTACLCPPAQPVCTCRGKPLGRLVTRKPILADEAEVAANPRARSAKLRIFQVSSDDGATR, from the coding sequence ATGCCCGACTACCACGCGCCAGTTCTCCTCGACGCCCTCCTCGAACGGTTCCCCCGGGTCGAGCGGATGGTCGATTGCACCCTCGGAGACGGCGGCCACGCCGGCACCTTCCGGGATGCCGGCGCCCGTGTGCTCGGCATCGATCAGGACCCGGTCGCCCTGGAACGGGCCCGCGCCCGCCTCGGAACCGAACGAATCGAATACTGGCCGGGCAACGCCTACGACGATGCTACGCTCGAGCGGATCGAGGCGTTCGGTCCGGATCTGATTCTGATCGATCTGGGCGTTTCGTCGCGCCAGCTCGACGACGACCGCCTCGGCTTCAGCTACCGACCGGGGGTGCCGCTCGACATGCGGATGGCCGGGGCCGGGCCGACTGCCGCAGACCTGCTGGCCGAGGCATCAGAGCAGGAACTGACCCGGTGGCTGGCAGAGTACGGCGACGAGCCCAAGGCCCGCCGGGTGGCAGGAACCATCGTCCGTCGTCGCGGAACGGCCCCGCTGCTGACCAGCGACGATCTCGTCAACGCGATTCGGTCGGCGTTAGGTGCGCGCAGCGGCCCCGCGGACTTTGCTCGAATCTTCCAGGCGGTTCGCATCGCGGTCAACGACGAGCTGGCCGGACTCGAGGCCGCGCTCCCGCGATTGCGCGACGCGCTCGTGCCGGGGGGAGCCCTGGCCGCAATCAGTTATCATTCGGGTGAAGATCGTCTCGTCAAGCATGCATTTCGCGAATGGAGCACGGCGTGCCTCTGTCCCCCGGCCCAACCCGTCTGCACCTGCCGCGGAAAGCCGCTCGGCAGGCTGGTGACGCGCAAGCCGATCCTGGCGGACGAAGCCGAAGTCGCCGCGAATCCACGGGCCCGGAGCGCCAAGTTGCGCATCTTTCAGGTGAGCTCCGATGACGGCGCGACGCGCTAA
- a CDS encoding tetratricopeptide repeat protein — MTERAAGPIEREIAALEAEIGQAASPVTREQVKRRIVAIYKETEAGLNHFESLRERIKILVERYKQGAADTTRDPQMVEHRPPVRADHLGASTFIEKGWSLIALGDHAAAEQALTRALELAPGDLQAASLLGWAQMLGHKFDEALSAFSRVLAEEPTNALARVNVGYICLKKRIFGEAIEHLSRAIRLDNDRKAVLYAHYYLGLVYLEREMDLDAQTFFEKAIQFGPNLIEAYYDLGRAKWFAGDHAGAKAVWHKGANANRFAPWAKRCQELLEAVERGESVPRSLPPASS, encoded by the coding sequence GTGACGGAGCGCGCGGCGGGGCCGATCGAGCGGGAGATTGCCGCACTGGAGGCGGAGATCGGCCAGGCGGCGTCTCCGGTGACGCGTGAGCAGGTCAAGCGGCGCATCGTGGCGATCTACAAGGAAACGGAAGCGGGGCTGAATCATTTCGAGTCGCTTCGGGAGCGCATCAAGATCCTGGTCGAGCGCTACAAGCAGGGCGCGGCCGACACCACCCGCGATCCACAGATGGTCGAACACCGGCCACCGGTTCGGGCCGACCACCTTGGCGCGTCGACGTTCATCGAGAAGGGATGGTCCCTGATTGCGCTGGGCGACCACGCTGCTGCCGAGCAAGCCCTGACCCGGGCGCTCGAGCTGGCGCCCGGCGACCTGCAGGCCGCCTCGCTGCTGGGCTGGGCCCAGATGCTCGGGCACAAGTTCGACGAGGCGCTATCGGCCTTCTCGCGCGTCCTCGCCGAGGAGCCGACCAATGCGCTGGCCCGGGTCAATGTCGGTTACATTTGTCTCAAGAAGCGGATCTTTGGGGAGGCCATCGAGCATCTCTCTCGGGCCATCCGCCTCGACAACGATCGGAAGGCGGTACTCTATGCCCATTACTACCTGGGCCTGGTGTATCTCGAGCGGGAAATGGACCTCGATGCACAGACCTTCTTCGAGAAAGCCATTCAGTTCGGACCGAATCTGATCGAAGCCTACTACGATCTCGGGCGGGCCAAGTGGTTTGCCGGAGACCATGCGGGGGCCAAGGCCGTCTGGCACAAGGGGGCCAACGCCAATCGGTTTGCGCCATGGGCCAAGCGGTGCCAGGAGCTGTTGGAGGCGGTCGAGCGGGGCGAATCAGTGCCGCGCTCTTTGCCGCCTGCCTCCTCCTGA